A single window of Archangium gephyra DNA harbors:
- a CDS encoding MOSC domain-containing protein, translating to MPTLTSITLYPLKSCAGLPLTRATVEPLGLQHDRRWMAIRPDGSFMTGRELPALVRVRAVPGPSGLLLSAPGMPELAVPVPPTGAPRLDVTVWDDTCSAARAHADADRWLSEYLGQPALLVYVDERMQRPVDPKYAAPEDRVGFADGFPLLLISEASLADVNQRLAQPVPMSRFRPNLVVDGCEAFAEDGWKRLRIGTVELAGVKPCARCVFTTVDPETARADPQQEPLRTLSTYRRMGPKSGVMFGQNVIVRRPGRFAWATRWRSWSRPERAEQGPGLLELRYLEVGLEPAAQALQPTPCPVRVSRVTELASQGHACPQLEEPGPLPVGDDHGPEQAAPGVLLLPGRPEQFSLKPVHLGLEQARPRLPLEPQRLSHLGQPFLHPPQQQGHIREKIEVVGHQDPGAQFPHHPNASPQRFEPFPCPPEPAQCPPLKPLGEGQERREDAPGGHRRAGLRPLQGALYLAAELTGRGQVDQRRPPGRMGLPTDHLDQLVTETLGLPRPDL from the coding sequence GTGCCGACCCTGACCTCCATCACCCTCTATCCCCTCAAGTCGTGCGCGGGTCTACCGCTGACCCGCGCCACCGTGGAGCCGCTCGGACTCCAGCATGATCGCCGGTGGATGGCGATCCGCCCGGATGGCTCCTTCATGACCGGACGCGAGTTGCCCGCCCTGGTGCGCGTGCGTGCCGTGCCCGGGCCGTCGGGGCTGCTCCTGTCCGCCCCCGGCATGCCGGAGCTCGCGGTGCCCGTGCCGCCCACCGGAGCGCCCCGCCTCGACGTCACCGTCTGGGATGACACCTGTTCGGCCGCCCGCGCCCATGCGGATGCGGACCGGTGGCTCTCCGAGTACCTCGGCCAGCCCGCGCTGCTCGTGTACGTGGACGAGCGGATGCAGCGCCCGGTGGACCCCAAGTACGCCGCTCCGGAGGACCGTGTCGGCTTCGCCGATGGCTTCCCGCTGCTGCTCATCTCCGAGGCCTCGCTGGCGGATGTCAACCAGCGCCTGGCGCAGCCCGTGCCGATGAGCCGCTTCCGTCCCAACCTCGTGGTGGACGGCTGCGAGGCCTTCGCCGAGGACGGGTGGAAGCGGCTGCGCATCGGCACCGTGGAGCTCGCCGGGGTCAAGCCGTGCGCCCGCTGCGTCTTCACCACGGTGGACCCGGAGACGGCCCGCGCCGATCCCCAGCAGGAGCCGCTGCGCACGCTCTCCACCTACCGGCGCATGGGTCCCAAGAGCGGCGTGATGTTCGGTCAGAACGTCATCGTGCGGCGCCCGGGGAGATTCGCGTGGGCGACGCGGTGGAGATCCTGGAGTAGACCGGAGCGAGCCGAGCAGGGCCCGGGCCTCCTGGAGCTCCGGTACCTCGAGGTCGGGCTCGAACCGGCCGCACAGGCGCTCCAGCCCACGCCGTGCCCTGTCCGGGTGTCCCGTGTCACGGAGCTGGCGAGCCAGGGCCACGCGTGCCCGCAGCTCGAAGAGCCAGGCCCGCTGCCGGTGGGCGATGACCACGGCCCGGAGCAGGCTGCGCCTGGCGTCCTCCTCCTTCCCGGCCGCCCGGAGCAGTTCTCCCTGAAGCCGGTTCATCTCGGACTTGAACAGGCGCGCCCTCGTCTCCCCCTCGAGCCCCAACGCCTCTCTCACCTGGGCCAGCCCTTCCTCCACCCGCCCCAGCAGCAGGGACACATCCGAGAGAAGATAGAGGTAGTAGGGCATCAGGACCCTGGCGCCCAGTTTCCGCATCATCCCAATGCCAGCCCGCAGCGCTTCGAGCCCTTCCCGTGTCCGCCCGAGCCTGCACAGTGCCCACCCCTGAAGCCCCTTGGCGAAGGCCAGGAGAGGAGGGAAGACGCCCCGGGTGGCCACCGCCGCGCAGGCCTCCGCCCACTCCAGGGTGCCCTGTACCTCGCCGCGGAACTGACAGGCCGCGGACAGGTAGACCAGCGCCGTCCCCCGGGACGCATGGGCCTGCCCACGGACCACCTCGATCAGCTCGTGACTGAAACGCTGGGACTCCCGAGGCCGGACCTGTAA
- a CDS encoding sulfite exporter TauE/SafE family protein, producing MSSITPAELALFLTALVAAMVNGALGYGFSSITVPVALGFVANRVLNPALVLLEVVLNLVSLFLNRRALPAVWRRMLPLIGGLVPGVLLGGVFLTVVAAVALKAATYAVLLPLILLQAAGVRWPIRDERTVGVPFGLGLGVLYSTTTISGPPLALLLNNQGLAQDEFRAAIALIRVAESSLTLVTYLFLGFYGAPSLGLFWLLLPAVALGLPLGRLLLRRVSKEAFRRLCMGVDAALVTVGLGVALQQLGWVDRAVSYAVSAAIGGFLVGSAWQRFLLLRKSQVASS from the coding sequence ATGTCTTCCATCACTCCAGCGGAGCTCGCCCTGTTCCTGACCGCCCTCGTGGCGGCCATGGTCAATGGCGCCCTGGGCTACGGGTTCTCGTCCATCACCGTGCCGGTGGCGCTGGGGTTCGTGGCCAACCGGGTGCTCAACCCCGCGCTGGTGCTGCTGGAGGTGGTGCTCAACCTCGTCTCGCTGTTCCTCAACCGGCGGGCGCTCCCGGCGGTCTGGCGGCGCATGTTGCCGCTGATCGGCGGCCTGGTGCCGGGAGTCCTCCTCGGCGGGGTGTTCCTCACGGTGGTCGCGGCCGTGGCGCTCAAGGCGGCCACCTACGCCGTCCTGCTGCCGCTCATCCTCCTGCAGGCCGCGGGCGTGCGCTGGCCCATCCGTGACGAGCGCACCGTGGGTGTCCCGTTCGGCCTGGGGCTCGGGGTGCTGTACTCGACCACCACCATCTCCGGTCCGCCGCTCGCCCTCCTGCTCAACAACCAGGGCCTCGCGCAGGACGAGTTCCGCGCGGCCATCGCTCTCATCCGCGTGGCAGAATCCAGCCTCACCCTGGTGACGTACCTCTTCCTCGGATTCTATGGCGCGCCGAGCCTTGGCCTCTTCTGGCTGCTGCTGCCCGCGGTCGCGCTCGGGCTTCCCCTGGGCCGCCTGCTGCTGCGGCGTGTCAGCAAGGAGGCCTTCCGGCGGCTGTGCATGGGCGTGGACGCGGCGCTCGTCACCGTGGGCCTGGGCGTCGCGCTCCAGCAGCTGGGCTGGGTGGATCGCGCGGTGAGCTACGCGGTGTCGGCGGCGATCGGCGGCTTCCTCGTGGGCTCCGCCTGGCAGCGGTTCCTCCTGCTGCGCAAGAGTCAGGTGGCGTCGTCGTGA
- a CDS encoding VOC family protein, whose protein sequence is MIQRVTHVTVYVKNDDEALAFFTGKLGFKKKMDSAMGPGGPRWITVTPVGQPDFELTLLNPATWFKGEEAAIASEQIGRQAMIILDSDDIDTDHRTLKDAGVTIDLGVRELPWGRDLIFRDLYGNRYNLVQSKQG, encoded by the coding sequence GTGATTCAGCGTGTCACCCACGTCACGGTGTACGTGAAGAACGACGACGAGGCCCTCGCCTTCTTCACCGGCAAGCTCGGCTTCAAGAAGAAGATGGACAGCGCGATGGGCCCGGGGGGTCCCCGGTGGATCACCGTCACGCCCGTGGGCCAGCCCGACTTCGAGCTCACCCTCCTCAACCCGGCCACCTGGTTCAAGGGCGAGGAGGCGGCCATCGCCTCGGAGCAGATCGGCCGGCAGGCGATGATCATCCTCGACAGCGACGACATCGACACGGACCACCGCACCTTGAAGGACGCGGGCGTCACCATCGATCTGGGCGTGCGGGAGCTGCCCTGGGGCCGCGACCTCATCTTCCGCGACCTGTACGGCAACCGTTACAACCTGGTGCAGTCCAAGCAGGGATAG
- a CDS encoding phosphoadenylyl-sulfate reductase produces MSQSSALSLALSQEELRATTEQLLEAPAEVVLAWVEQRFGARAAIASSFGVEDMVLIDLARTHAPSVRLFTLDTGRLPPETYEVMDVVRRRYGVEIETYFPERARVEALESAKGYFSFKQSVEARKECCGIRKVEPLRRALAGREAWVTGLRREQSVTRTEVQAVSADADHGLIKVNPLVRWSSKDVWAYVKANGVPYNALHDRGYPSIGCAPCTRAVKPYEDERAGRWWWESPENRECGLHVRR; encoded by the coding sequence ATGTCCCAGTCTTCAGCCCTGTCCCTCGCCCTGTCCCAGGAAGAGCTGCGCGCCACGACGGAGCAGCTGCTCGAGGCACCCGCCGAGGTGGTGCTCGCCTGGGTGGAGCAGCGGTTCGGCGCGCGCGCGGCCATCGCCTCCAGCTTCGGCGTGGAGGACATGGTCCTCATCGATCTGGCCCGCACGCACGCTCCGAGCGTGCGCCTGTTCACGCTGGATACGGGCCGGCTGCCGCCGGAGACGTACGAGGTGATGGACGTGGTGCGCCGACGCTACGGCGTGGAGATCGAGACGTACTTCCCGGAGCGGGCGCGGGTGGAGGCGCTGGAGTCGGCCAAGGGGTACTTCTCGTTCAAGCAGAGCGTCGAGGCGCGCAAGGAGTGCTGCGGCATCCGCAAGGTGGAGCCGCTGCGGCGCGCGCTGGCGGGGCGGGAGGCGTGGGTGACGGGGCTGCGCCGCGAGCAGTCCGTCACCCGCACGGAGGTCCAGGCGGTGTCGGCGGATGCCGATCACGGCCTCATCAAGGTGAACCCGCTCGTGCGGTGGAGCTCCAAGGACGTGTGGGCGTACGTCAAGGCCAACGGCGTGCCCTACAACGCGCTGCACGACCGGGGCTACCCGTCCATCGGGTGCGCGCCGTGCACGCGCGCGGTGAAGCCCTACGAGGACGAGCGCGCTGGCCGCTGGTGGTGGGAGTCCCCCGAGAACCGTGAGTGCGGGCTGCACGTCCGCCGCTAA